Proteins co-encoded in one Gossypium arboreum isolate Shixiya-1 chromosome 11, ASM2569848v2, whole genome shotgun sequence genomic window:
- the LOC108470854 gene encoding protein DETOXIFICATION 27-like — translation MSSNGALKEAKVPLIEDLGPVEGLKVEQDDQNQSLRRRVWIESSKLWQIVGPAIFSRLASYSMLVITQAFAGHLGDLELAAISIANNVIVGFDFGLLLGMASALETLCGQAFGAKKYYMLGVYMQRSWIVLFLCCILLLPLYLFASPVLKLLGQPQDVAELSGIVSMWMIPLHFSFAFQFPLQRFLQSQLKNMVIAWVSLVALLVHIFISWVFVYRLQLGVVGTVVTLNFSWWILVLGLFAYTVCGGCPLTWTGFTIEAFSGLWEFIKLSAASGVMLCLENWYYRILILMTGNLQNAEIAVDALSICMSINGWELMIPLAFFAGIGVRVANELGAGNGKGAKFATIVSVVTSVIIGIFFWLLIMIFHDKFALIFSTSQPVLEAVSKLSLLLAFTILLNSVQPILSGVAVGSGWQSYVAYINLGCYYLIGVPLGFLMGWVFHLGVMGIWAGMIFGGTAVQTAILAFITMRCDWDKEAEKASLHLRKWSAIN, via the exons ATGTCGAGTAATGGTGCGTTGAAGGAAGCAAAGGTCCCTTTGATTGAAGATTTAGGTCCGGTAGAAGGATTGAAAGTTGAACAAGATGATCAAAACCAATCCCTTAGGAGACGGGTATGGATCGAATCAAGTAAGCTTTGGCAGATAGTTGGCCCTGCAATCTTCAGCCGCCTTGCCTCTTACTCCATGCTGGTTATCACTCAAGCCTTTGCAGGCCACCTTGGGGATCTCGAGCTTGCTGCCATTTCCATTGCAAATAATGTCATCGTGGGGTTCGACTTTGGCCTCCTG TTGGGGATGGCGAGTGCTCTCGAGACCCTCTGTGGCCAAGCCTTTGGAGCAAAGAAATACTACATGTTGGGCGTATACATGCAACGTTCATGGATTGTTCTTTTCCTATGTTGTATTTTGCTTTTGCCTTTGTATCTCTTTGCTTCCCCGGTGTTGAAACTATTGGGACAGCCGCAAGATGTGGCGGAGCTATCGGGGATCGTTTCTATGTGGATGATACCGCTTCATTTCAGCTTTGCGTTTCAGTTTCCCCTGCAAAGGTTCTTGCAGAGCCAGCTTAAAAACATGGTGATTGCATGGGTTTCCCTGGTGGCTCTTTTGGTCCATATCTTCATAAGTTGGGTGTTTGTGTATAGGCTTCAGCTTGGGGTGGTTGGGACTGTGGTTACCTTGAATTTTTCTTGGTGGATTTTGGTTTTGGGACTCTTTGCCTACACTGTTTGCGGAGGGTGTCCTCTAACTTGGACCGGTTTCACCATTGAAGCATTTTCTGGCCTTTGGGAATTCATCAAACTCTCAGCCGCCTCTGGAGTCATGCTTTG CTTGGAGAACTGGTACTATAGAATATTAATTTTGATGACCGGAAATCTCCAAAACGCAGAGATAGCCGTTGATGCTCTGTCCATATG CATGTCAATTAATGGATGGGAACTGATGATACCACTCGCATTCTTTGCTGGAATCGG AGTTAGGGTGGCAAATGAGCTTGGAGCTGGAAATGGGAAAGGAGCCAAGTTTGCAACAATAGTTTCAGTGGTGACATCAGTTATAATTGGGATCTTCTTCTGGTTGCTGATTATGATATTCCATGATAAGTTTGCTCTCATATTCTCCACAAGCCAACCAGTTTTGGAAGCAGTAAGCAAGCTCTCACTTCTCTTAGCCTTCACCATTTTGCTCAACAGTGTTCAGCCCATTCTATCTG GAGTGGCAGTGGGTTCTGGATGGCAATCCTACGTGGCTTACATAAATCTGGGTTGCTACTATCTCATAGGGGTTCCACTAGGATTCTTGATGGGATGGGTCTTCCACCTAGGAGTAATG GGAATTTGGGCTGGAATGATATTCGGAGGGACAGCAGTTCAGACAGCGATTCTTGCGTTTATTACAATGCGGTGTGATTGGGACAAGGAG GCAGAAAAGGCAAGCTTGCACTTGAGGAAGTGGTCAGCGATAAACTAA